One genomic segment of Nitrospirota bacterium includes these proteins:
- the argH gene encoding argininosuccinate lyase — protein MKKLWGGRFTQGAAKSVEAFTESISFDKRLAFYDIAGSTAHAKMLAKQGIITQKEAKEIVTGLSKIAKQIANGTFDFKVELEDIHMNIESALTEIYPDSGRKLHTARSRNDQVALDIRLYLRDEAKQIIEKIEHFQNTLVDIAEKHLNTIMPGYTHLQRAQPVILSHHLLAYVEMFQRDRERLNDCLKRINTLPLGACAMSGTTLNIDRDYVAKELKFARISENSMDAVSDRDFVIEFISHCSIIMMHLSRMAEELVLWSTGEFSFIEISDAYTTGSSIMPQKKNPDVAELIRGKTGRVYGALMSILTIMKALPLTYNRDMQEDKIPLFDACDTVSASLTIISEMFHHINFNATRLRETAGSGFSLATDLAEYLVRKGVPFRAAHEITGNLVKHCLQQSETLEKIPLNIFKSFSDRIEEDVYECLNLDVAVNNKNSKGGTSAIEGKKQIERLRNVQTKKGIK, from the coding sequence ATGAAAAAACTTTGGGGCGGCAGGTTTACGCAAGGTGCGGCTAAAAGCGTTGAAGCTTTTACGGAGTCAATATCTTTTGATAAACGCCTTGCGTTTTACGACATAGCGGGCAGCACGGCTCACGCAAAGATGCTTGCTAAACAGGGGATTATAACTCAAAAAGAAGCTAAGGAAATCGTAACGGGATTAAGTAAAATAGCAAAACAGATAGCCAATGGGACCTTTGACTTTAAAGTCGAGCTTGAAGATATTCACATGAATATTGAGAGCGCTCTCACTGAGATATATCCAGACTCCGGCAGGAAACTCCACACTGCCCGCTCACGTAACGATCAGGTTGCTCTTGACATACGGCTATATCTTAGGGATGAGGCAAAACAGATTATCGAAAAGATAGAACATTTTCAAAACACTCTGGTAGATATTGCTGAAAAACATTTAAACACAATAATGCCCGGCTACACCCACCTACAGAGGGCACAGCCAGTCATACTTTCTCACCATCTGCTGGCTTACGTTGAGATGTTTCAGCGTGACAGGGAAAGATTAAACGATTGCCTTAAGCGAATCAACACGCTCCCACTGGGCGCCTGTGCAATGTCTGGAACAACTTTAAATATTGACAGGGATTATGTTGCTAAGGAGTTGAAATTTGCCCGCATCTCGGAAAACAGCATGGATGCAGTATCGGACAGGGATTTTGTGATTGAGTTTATTTCACACTGTTCAATTATAATGATGCACCTTAGCCGGATGGCAGAGGAGTTGGTTTTATGGAGCACGGGTGAGTTTTCCTTTATAGAAATCTCAGATGCCTACACCACAGGCTCAAGCATAATGCCACAAAAGAAAAATCCGGACGTTGCGGAGCTTATTCGCGGTAAAACCGGACGCGTTTATGGCGCTCTGATGTCAATATTAACAATAATGAAGGCGCTCCCGCTTACCTATAACCGTGACATGCAGGAGGATAAGATTCCTCTTTTTGACGCCTGTGACACGGTAAGCGCATCCCTTACAATAATCAGTGAGATGTTTCATCATATAAATTTTAACGCAACGAGGCTTAGAGAGACTGCCGGCTCAGGGTTTTCCCTTGCCACAGATTTGGCCGAGTATCTGGTAAGAAAGGGGGTTCCTTTCAGAGCGGCACACGAAATCACAGGCAACCTTGTAAAACACTGCTTGCAGCAAAGTGAAACCCTTGAAAAAATCCCTCTTAACATCTTTAAATCATTTTCAGACCGCATAGAAGAGGATGTGTATGAGTGCCTGAATTTAGACGTTGCCGTCAATAATAAAAACTCAAAGGGCGGCACATCAGCCATTGAGGGAAAGAAGCAAATAGAACGGTTGAGAAATGTACAGACAAAAAAAGGAATAAAATAG
- the ruvC gene encoding crossover junction endodeoxyribonuclease RuvC, which produces MGIDPGSIHCGYGVLHADDNRLRLVCTGRISPPAKKPLPERLKFIFEKLRDIMAETRPDEMAIEKVFNAKNFISALHLGHARAVAMLCASLSELTVSEYSALEIKKAVSGYGKADKNQVLQMVKAILNITEDLPFDSSDALAVAICHINSIRFKRI; this is translated from the coding sequence ATCGGCATTGACCCTGGCAGCATACACTGCGGTTACGGAGTTTTACACGCAGACGATAACCGACTAAGGCTTGTCTGTACCGGACGGATTTCCCCCCCTGCTAAAAAACCCCTGCCTGAGAGGTTAAAATTTATCTTTGAAAAGTTAAGAGATATAATGGCTGAAACCCGCCCTGATGAGATGGCTATCGAAAAGGTGTTTAATGCAAAGAATTTTATATCGGCACTCCACCTGGGACATGCCAGAGCAGTGGCAATGCTCTGTGCCTCCCTTTCGGAACTCACCGTGTCTGAGTACTCGGCACTTGAAATAAAAAAAGCCGTCAGCGGCTATGGTAAAGCCGATAAGAATCAGGTACTCCAAATGGTTAAGGCCATTTTAAATATCACAGAGGATTTACCGTTTGACAGTTCTGACGCCCTTGCAGTTGCAATTTGCCATATTAACTCGATACGATTTAAGAGGATTTAA
- a CDS encoding D-sedoheptulose 7-phosphate isomerase, protein MTIKETIQKCVKDSIEVKERFFSENIDRIEDVAKVIAGAFSGGRKILLFGNGGSATDASHIAAEFVNRFKCERPGLPAIALNTDMAVITSIANDYDFSEIFARQIKSLAQEGDVVIAISTSGGSKNVLKAVDASNKKKLTVIAFTGEKGVKLSEKSQYPFVVPTSDTARIQETHITLAHILCQLVEEILFQFPTKKSKH, encoded by the coding sequence ATGACAATAAAAGAGACAATCCAGAAGTGCGTAAAAGACAGCATTGAGGTTAAAGAGAGGTTTTTTTCAGAAAATATAGACAGAATAGAGGACGTGGCCAAAGTGATAGCAGGAGCGTTCTCAGGCGGCAGGAAGATTCTCTTGTTTGGTAACGGAGGCTCAGCAACGGATGCCTCGCATATAGCCGCCGAGTTTGTTAACCGGTTTAAGTGTGAGAGGCCGGGACTCCCTGCCATAGCACTAAACACCGACATGGCAGTTATAACCTCAATAGCTAACGACTACGACTTTTCAGAAATTTTTGCCCGTCAGATAAAAAGCCTTGCACAAGAGGGCGATGTAGTGATAGCTATAAGCACAAGCGGAGGCTCAAAAAATGTGCTGAAAGCCGTGGATGCCTCCAATAAGAAAAAACTGACAGTTATTGCCTTTACTGGCGAAAAAGGAGTTAAATTATCAGAGAAATCACAATATCCCTTTGTGGTGCCAACAAGCGACACGGCACGCATTCAGGAGACTCACATAACGCTGGCTCATATCCTGTGTCAACTTGTTGAAGAGATTCTGTTTCAGTTTCCTACAAAAAAATCCAAACATTGA